One window of Nymphaea colorata isolate Beijing-Zhang1983 chromosome 1, ASM883128v2, whole genome shotgun sequence genomic DNA carries:
- the LOC116246459 gene encoding uncharacterized protein LOC116246459 translates to MAVSAFKSTSKRGSFLQKDGGGDGDSARSNPDELGKKTVMRRSRSVSAFPRDRSIDLSRPSPLDFANKRDNPLFGSTSSSPESPKSMDVVGIRGMADTLDSGMGRAISGASSSRPGSSSGLVGDGERRGRSVCRREPFRAGSVKAPSRSVSRVDTGRRQRSVSRGHYGNPERSAQTSDSEESVSAIPYSHAEEKTIKAVFEQMKTFQHDHPTGDAGALGIHETVRSEVRRAVFEVRQDLENAIWRNPNLYASDIANAASKLVSPDGVELVSDIRKDYSAKLAESQERTRNLKADLAIEEQRSQELSRILKEVLPEPKAAGRQKPQTKRKTSMERKKMSRRLEEDALNYFDECVSISTFDSSDLSCPEESTHSSSAVVALTDGRKQHPCDGASSSDGPLFLYEVLNEQPQNWLSDRCNDVVGLTTGQPGNFQFSIARDASEKGESTNVIRSLIKQFGKETEDETVAKCVRTSYDEDHYHLVEVAERLLFEKVIFRNRINSGGLLLCSDSIF, encoded by the exons ATGGCGGTTTCTGCGTTTAAGTCGACGTCCAAACGAGGGAGCTTCCTGCAAaaggatggtggtggtgatggcgATTCAGCTAGGTCGAATCCTGACGAGCTGGGGAAGAAGACGGTCATGAGGAGGTCTCGGAGCGTTAGCGCGTTTCCTCGCGACAGGTCAATTGATCTTTCGCGGCCGAGTCCCTTAGATTTCGCAAATAAGAGGGATAATCCTCTCTTCGGCTCGACCAGTTCGAGTCCGGAGTCGCCCAAGTCGATGGACGTGGTCGGAATCAGGGGAATGGCAGATACCCTGGATAGTGGGATGGGTCGAGCGATTAGTGGGGCGTCTAGTAGTAGACCTGGTTCTAGTTCTGGGCTCGTTGGTGACGGAGAGAGACGCGGACGGTCCGTCTGCAGGAGGGAGCCTTTCCGTGCCGGTTCTGTGAAGGCGCCAAGTCGGAGCGTTTCGAGGGTAGATACAGGGAGAAGACAGCGTTCTGTTTCTCGCGGCCATTACGGAAATCCTGAG CGGTCTGCGCAAACATCAGATTCAGAAGAAAGTGTATCCGCAATTCCTTACAGTCATGCAGAAGAGAAGACGATTAAGGCGGTATTCGAACAAATGAAG acTTTTCAGCATGATCATCCTACCGGCGATGCTGGTGCTCTTGGCATACATGAAACTGTTAGGTCTGAAGTTAGGCGTGCTGTTTTTGAAGTCAGGCAGGACCTTGAAAAT GCTATATGGAGAAATCCCAATTTGTATGCTTCTGATATTGCTAATGCAGCTTCGAAACTGGTCAGCCCAGATGGAGTTGAATTAGTTTCTGATATTAGGAAGGACTATTCTGCAAAGCTTGCTGAG TCCCAGGAGCGTACAAGGAATCTCAAGGCAGACCTTGCCATTGAAGAGCAGCGCAGCCAAGAGCTTAGTAGGATTCTGAAGGAAGTTCTTCCTGAGCCAAAGGCAGCAGGAAGGCAAAAGCCTCAAACTAAAAGAAAG ACCAGCATGGAACGCAAGAAAATGTCCAGGCGCCTCGAGGAAGATGCCTTGAACTattttgatgaatgtgtatCCATTTCAACATTTGACAGCTCAGATTTGTCATGCCCAGAGGAGTCAACACACAGCAGCAGTGCTGTTGTTGCTCTTACTGATGGAAGGAAACAACATCCTTGTGATGGTGCAAGTTCATCAGATGGACCCCTTTTCCTTTACGAG GTGTTGAACGAGCAACCTCAGAATTGGCTGAGTGACCGATGCAATGATGTGGTTGGCCTGACAACAGGACAACCAGGGAATTTTCAGTTCTCTATCGCACGTGATGCATCAGAAAAAGGGGAGAGCACCAATGTCATACGAAGTCTCATCAAGCAGTTTGGAAAAGAAACTGAAGATGAGACAGTTGCTAAATGTGTGCGGACAAGTTATGATGAGGATCACTATCATCTAGTAGAGGTTGCAGAACGTCTGCTATTTGAGAAAGTAATCTTCAGGAACAGAATAAACTCAGGAGGGCTGCTACTTTGCTCTGATAGCATCTTTTAg
- the LOC116265791 gene encoding uncharacterized protein LOC116265791 isoform X1, producing the protein MSQQTKAGTMSFCPQAFMWVFLMMYQMPKCATVLGGSCCAIPPIQRHEKAFQQKADKFYVFEEQSNSWKEVQLPFDLYNCLNGNCTKAGSIEQRREGGASSKKKDENSKIDEGPHTEENIDPVLPLRRRTSITKMSDSSVWVTGESGSIYERFWNGLQWVITPHDLPISAHAISVFIVNQTILALDDDGVLHKLQLNENSLPTWGELKPIFESIMPEREVEPIAGMQIKTGVVTENGERLYLSTLGGSLLEIRDLQSSRWIYHGQPPGGSIAAIAGIPTTRTDIVFIVSYMGELYEFDMSSKPSWKKHIWSEPLGHETFLLPCGGHVMHGLIGVHSLSIFLLTKDGVLIERRFHQRKWKWIIHGLPRGHKLSAITPATSNDLSTKFFSLFLTTTSGSIYEYRISKNSVARQGQDNPTSEAWINHMHPPHAKVARGILGLQLQPGRMLFPLDDGRVGELHSSGIGGHSVGPNNHANARRKTSSRYEWSIIDAPETEGWNAEYCTEGRGPSNCITGIKDLVNEQELDDPGKITRRRKNQEYQSYIMPIKYTNSQPDVSDQNNILTKKIQPIFRMRSMHPDKSFFLVTDNGITFEYLYTEGIWLWLRHEHPTPMKGILGIYNGSLFLVDMHGSLLIRERNSNGLAWINCTSMSRGRKVSTGPPWDGVPGKVQVPTTEDSLFFINKNGRLLQFKVALRKFVWKDCRNPQNIKVSSIVDQEGLRSNIVFAVGNNGRLYQFNKVTELWHEHDQSPHLSLSRLPGTVLRPSSSSLSGSLFMRSEDGGLVEYRWNPLDGWNWMEHGTPHKDVIVAAAPGPSFQGNQLFIIGSDGHVYLRYLVDSAWRWQNYGFPSMENLESESDDVLVGNSEATVVSNQNMMHDCNDEDSKCNPKVAPVRPIPFSDEAAIFELRDGRLGELRRTGETQWSWSRIINTPRSQCRAAYLTVSAS; encoded by the exons ATGTCACAACAGACAAAAGCGGGAACCATGAGCTTTTGTCCGCAAGCCTTCATGTGGGTCTTTCTGATGATGTACCAGATGCCCAAGTGTGCTACTGTACTTGGTGGTTCATGTTGTGCCATCCCACCAATCCAGAGACATGAAAAAGCATTCCAGCAGAAAGCCGATAAGTTTTATGTGTTTGAAGAGCAATCAAACAGTTGGAAAGAAGTTCAGTTGCCTTTTGATCTCTATAACTGTCTTAATGGCAACTGTACCAAGGCTGGGTCAATTGAGCAGCGCCGGGAAGGTGGTGCCTCTAGCAAGAAAAAGGACGAGAATTCTAAAATTGATGAAGGACCGCATACGGAGGAGAATATTGATCCTGTTTTGCCGCTCAGGAGAAGGACATCCATTACCAAAATGTCAGACTCATCCGTTTGGGTGACAGGAGAGAGTGGATCAATCTACGAAAGGTTTTGGAATGGTTTACAATGGGTGATAACACCACATGACTTGCCAATATCTGCACATGCAATTTCTGTTTTCATCGTCAACCAAACCATTCTTGCTCTAGACGACGATGGAGTCCTGCATAAG CTACAACTAAATGAGAATTCGCTGCCAACATGGGGAGAACTCAAACCTATATTTGAATCAATCATGCCAGAAAGAGAAGTTGAACCAATCGCTGGAATGCAGATTAAAACTGGTGTTGTAACAGAGAATGGCGA GAGACTATACCTATCTACCTTGGGAGGTTCGCTTTTGGAAATCAGAGACCTTCAATCTTCACG GTGGATATATCACGGGCAACCACCTGGTGGAAGTATTGCAGCTATAGCTGGCATTCCAACTACAAGAACGGACATAGTGTTTATAGTAAG TTACATGGGGGAGCTTTATGAATTTGACATGAGTTCAAAGCCATCATGGAAGAAGCACATATGGAGTGAACCGTTAGGTCATGAGACCTTCCTTTTGCCATGCGGAGGCCATGTTATGCATGGACTGATTGGAGTTCATTCACTGTCTATATTTCTTTTAACGAAG GATGGTGTTCTTATAGAGAGGAGGTTTCATCAGAGGAAATGGAAGTGGATTATTCATGGACTTCCTAGAGGCCACAAATTGAGTGCCATAACACCAGCTACATCAAATGACTTGAGCACAAAATTTTTCTCGTTGTTCCTTACTACAACAAGTGGATCCATCTATGAATATCGGATCTCAAAAAATTCAG TGGCAAGACAGGGACAGGATAATCCAACCTCGGAAGCATGGATCAATCATATGCACCCACCACATGCAAAGGTCGCCCGGGGCATTTTAGGACTGCAGCTTCAACCTGGCAGGATGCTGTTTCCACTGGATGATGGCAGGGTCGGAGAGCTCCATTCGTCAGGAATTGGAGGACATAGTGTAGGGCCAAATAATCATGCTAATGCAAGGAGGAAAACATCATCCAGATATGAATGGAGCATAATAGATGCACCAGAAACTGAAGGATGGAATGCAGAATATTGCACAGAAGGACGTGGACCATCAAACTGCATCACTGGGATAAAGGATTTAGTTAATGAACAGGAACTAGATGACCCCGGAAAAATaaccagaagaagaaaaaatcaggaGTACCAAAGCTACATAATGCCAATTAAATACACCAACAGCCAACCAGATGTTTCCGACCAGAACaacattttgacaaaaaaaattcagccCATCTTCCGCATGAGATCCATGCACCCGGACAAGTCATTCTTCCTTGTCACAGATAACGGTATAACTTTTGAGTATCTTTATACTGAAGGCATCTGGTTGTGGCTCAGGCATGAACATCCGACTCCGATGAAAGGTATTTTAGGCATCTATAATGGAAGTTTATTTTTGGTCGATATGCATGGTAGCCTATTGATAAGAGAAAGAAACAGTAATGGCTTAGCATGGATAAACTGCACTTCCATGAGTAGAGGAAGAAAAGTATCTACAGGCCCCCCTTGGGATGGGGTGCCCGGTAAAGTTCAGGTGCCTACAACCGAAGattcattatttttcatcaataaaaatggaAGGCTCCTTCAGTTTAAA GTTGCGTTGAGGAAATTTGTCTGGAAGGACTGTCGAAACCCCCAAAACATCAAAGTCAGTTCTATAGTTGATCAGGAGGGATTAAGATCTAATATTGTATTCGCTGTTGGAAATAATGGTCGACTTTATCAGTTTAACAAAGTTACTGAATTATGGCACGAGCATGATCAATCACCTCACTTGTCTCTTTCTAGACTACCCGGAACGGTTTTGAGGCCATCCAGTTCATCTTTATCTGGTTCTTTGTTCATGCGTTCAGAAGACGGTGGCCTTGTAGAATATCGTTGGAATCCATTAGATGGATGGAACTGGATGGAACATGGGACACCGCATAAGGATGTCATTGTTGCCGCTGCACCAGGCCCTAGCTTTCAAGGGAACCAGTTATTTATCATTGGATCAGATGGTCATGTTTATCTGAGATACTTAGTAGACAGCGCATGGAGATGGCAAAATTATGGTTTCCCATCCATGGAAAATCTGGAGTCAGAATCTGACGACGTATTAGTGGGAAATTCAGAGGCTACTGTGGTTAGCAATCAGAATATGATGCACGATTGCAATGATGAAGACAGCAAGTGCAATCCAAAG GTAGCACCAGTTCGGCCGATACCATTTTCTGATGAAGCAGCTATTTTCGAGTTGAGGGATGGCAGA TTGGGAGAATTGCGGAGAACGGGTGAAACGCAGTGGAGCTGGAGCAGGATTATCAACACTCCAAGAAGCCAGTGCCGAGCGGCCTACTTGACGGTTTCAGCATCATAA
- the LOC116265791 gene encoding uncharacterized protein LOC116265791 isoform X2 yields the protein MSQQTKAGTMSFCPQAFMWVFLMMYQMPKCATVLGGSCCAIPPIQRHEKAFQQKADKFYVFEEQSNSWKEVQLPFDLYNCLNGNCTKAGSIEQRREGGASSKKKDENSKIDEGPHTEENIDPVLPLRRRTSITKMSDSSVWVTGESGSIYERFWNGLQWVITPHDLPISAHAISVFIVNQTILALDDDGVLHKLQLNENSLPTWGELKPIFESIMPEREVEPIAGMQIKTGVVTENGERLYLSTLGGSLLEIRDLQSSRWIYHGQPPGGSIAAIAGIPTTRTDIVFIVSYMGELYEFDMSSKPSWKKHIWSEPLGHETFLLPCGGHVMHGLIGVHSLSIFLLTKDGVLIERRFHQRKWKWIIHGLPRGHKLSAITPATSNDLSTKFFSLFLTTTSGSIYEYRISKNSVARQGQDNPTSEAWINHMHPPHAKVARGILGLQLQPGRMLFPLDDGRVGELHSSGIGGHSVGPNNHANARRKTSSRYEWSIIDAPETEGWNAEYCTEGRGPSNCITGIKDLVNEQELDDPGKITRRRKNQEYQSYIMPIKYTNSQPDVSDQNNILTKKIQPIFRMRSMHPDKSFFLVTDNGITFEYLYTEGIWLWLRHEHPTPMKGILGIYNGSLFLVDMHGSLLIRERNSNGLAWINCTSMSRGRKVSTGPPWDGVPGKVQVPTTEDSLFFINKNGRLLQFKVALRKFVWKDCRNPQNIKVSSIVDQEGLRSNIVFAVGNNGRLYQFNKVTELWHEHDQSPHLSLSRLPGTVLRPSSSSLSGSLFMRSEDGGLVEYRWNPLDGWNWMEHGTPHKDVIVAAAPGPSFQGNQLFIIGSDGHVYLRYLVDSAWRWQNYGFPSMENLESESDDVLVGNSEATVVSNQNMMHDCNDEDSKCNPKVAPVRPIPFSDEAAIFELRDGRVSDVLSQQRKQSATN from the exons ATGTCACAACAGACAAAAGCGGGAACCATGAGCTTTTGTCCGCAAGCCTTCATGTGGGTCTTTCTGATGATGTACCAGATGCCCAAGTGTGCTACTGTACTTGGTGGTTCATGTTGTGCCATCCCACCAATCCAGAGACATGAAAAAGCATTCCAGCAGAAAGCCGATAAGTTTTATGTGTTTGAAGAGCAATCAAACAGTTGGAAAGAAGTTCAGTTGCCTTTTGATCTCTATAACTGTCTTAATGGCAACTGTACCAAGGCTGGGTCAATTGAGCAGCGCCGGGAAGGTGGTGCCTCTAGCAAGAAAAAGGACGAGAATTCTAAAATTGATGAAGGACCGCATACGGAGGAGAATATTGATCCTGTTTTGCCGCTCAGGAGAAGGACATCCATTACCAAAATGTCAGACTCATCCGTTTGGGTGACAGGAGAGAGTGGATCAATCTACGAAAGGTTTTGGAATGGTTTACAATGGGTGATAACACCACATGACTTGCCAATATCTGCACATGCAATTTCTGTTTTCATCGTCAACCAAACCATTCTTGCTCTAGACGACGATGGAGTCCTGCATAAG CTACAACTAAATGAGAATTCGCTGCCAACATGGGGAGAACTCAAACCTATATTTGAATCAATCATGCCAGAAAGAGAAGTTGAACCAATCGCTGGAATGCAGATTAAAACTGGTGTTGTAACAGAGAATGGCGA GAGACTATACCTATCTACCTTGGGAGGTTCGCTTTTGGAAATCAGAGACCTTCAATCTTCACG GTGGATATATCACGGGCAACCACCTGGTGGAAGTATTGCAGCTATAGCTGGCATTCCAACTACAAGAACGGACATAGTGTTTATAGTAAG TTACATGGGGGAGCTTTATGAATTTGACATGAGTTCAAAGCCATCATGGAAGAAGCACATATGGAGTGAACCGTTAGGTCATGAGACCTTCCTTTTGCCATGCGGAGGCCATGTTATGCATGGACTGATTGGAGTTCATTCACTGTCTATATTTCTTTTAACGAAG GATGGTGTTCTTATAGAGAGGAGGTTTCATCAGAGGAAATGGAAGTGGATTATTCATGGACTTCCTAGAGGCCACAAATTGAGTGCCATAACACCAGCTACATCAAATGACTTGAGCACAAAATTTTTCTCGTTGTTCCTTACTACAACAAGTGGATCCATCTATGAATATCGGATCTCAAAAAATTCAG TGGCAAGACAGGGACAGGATAATCCAACCTCGGAAGCATGGATCAATCATATGCACCCACCACATGCAAAGGTCGCCCGGGGCATTTTAGGACTGCAGCTTCAACCTGGCAGGATGCTGTTTCCACTGGATGATGGCAGGGTCGGAGAGCTCCATTCGTCAGGAATTGGAGGACATAGTGTAGGGCCAAATAATCATGCTAATGCAAGGAGGAAAACATCATCCAGATATGAATGGAGCATAATAGATGCACCAGAAACTGAAGGATGGAATGCAGAATATTGCACAGAAGGACGTGGACCATCAAACTGCATCACTGGGATAAAGGATTTAGTTAATGAACAGGAACTAGATGACCCCGGAAAAATaaccagaagaagaaaaaatcaggaGTACCAAAGCTACATAATGCCAATTAAATACACCAACAGCCAACCAGATGTTTCCGACCAGAACaacattttgacaaaaaaaattcagccCATCTTCCGCATGAGATCCATGCACCCGGACAAGTCATTCTTCCTTGTCACAGATAACGGTATAACTTTTGAGTATCTTTATACTGAAGGCATCTGGTTGTGGCTCAGGCATGAACATCCGACTCCGATGAAAGGTATTTTAGGCATCTATAATGGAAGTTTATTTTTGGTCGATATGCATGGTAGCCTATTGATAAGAGAAAGAAACAGTAATGGCTTAGCATGGATAAACTGCACTTCCATGAGTAGAGGAAGAAAAGTATCTACAGGCCCCCCTTGGGATGGGGTGCCCGGTAAAGTTCAGGTGCCTACAACCGAAGattcattatttttcatcaataaaaatggaAGGCTCCTTCAGTTTAAA GTTGCGTTGAGGAAATTTGTCTGGAAGGACTGTCGAAACCCCCAAAACATCAAAGTCAGTTCTATAGTTGATCAGGAGGGATTAAGATCTAATATTGTATTCGCTGTTGGAAATAATGGTCGACTTTATCAGTTTAACAAAGTTACTGAATTATGGCACGAGCATGATCAATCACCTCACTTGTCTCTTTCTAGACTACCCGGAACGGTTTTGAGGCCATCCAGTTCATCTTTATCTGGTTCTTTGTTCATGCGTTCAGAAGACGGTGGCCTTGTAGAATATCGTTGGAATCCATTAGATGGATGGAACTGGATGGAACATGGGACACCGCATAAGGATGTCATTGTTGCCGCTGCACCAGGCCCTAGCTTTCAAGGGAACCAGTTATTTATCATTGGATCAGATGGTCATGTTTATCTGAGATACTTAGTAGACAGCGCATGGAGATGGCAAAATTATGGTTTCCCATCCATGGAAAATCTGGAGTCAGAATCTGACGACGTATTAGTGGGAAATTCAGAGGCTACTGTGGTTAGCAATCAGAATATGATGCACGATTGCAATGATGAAGACAGCAAGTGCAATCCAAAG GTAGCACCAGTTCGGCCGATACCATTTTCTGATGAAGCAGCTATTTTCGAGTTGAGGGATGGCAGAGTGAGTGATGTACTTTCTCAGCAGCGAAAACAATCAGCGACCAACTAA